A DNA window from Labilithrix sp. contains the following coding sequences:
- a CDS encoding ComEC/Rec2 family competence protein encodes MKDAVLWLGLALCGGALGLVAPLETACAALAIAILLRRRRWLVALAAVALAIGYGRAALTLRRFEAARADVVAEGGWPTRCTFAGHVARSPALIGGGYRIIVDADRLDCHGEKRPAASAPERPARRLAPHDAGATGDGAELQLAPHDAAAAGDGAGRRDTRLALHVDADAMVVPGRGDRVEGIASLAPPYRFWNDGVGDPRPASARRGVLLSGGAEDLVVATRGFGAGALVDRARVRLRARIVATFPADTAPMARALVLGEDDLADVDARAFRRSGLAHLLAVSGMHLVLVVMGFVALLRAALLRVPAIAERGDVMRVAAAVGIPCAWLYADLAGGSGSAIRAAWMCTVVLLARALGRRTEPWRALGLSLVAMSIADPLAAFDVSFVLSALATGGLLALARPIEACIAQRRGLCPRHPHPRHGPRAEREGRFATAFAAASGARLGEGTGDGGARGGDTWGDTWGGDARGDTWGGDARSGDARSGDARGDTWGGDARSGDARGDTWGGDASERGAWGARVLGRVLGIVAKPLAATVGATVACAPVLATIAPELALGGLVANLVAVPIGEAAALPLCLLHALLGGWADAERGCALAASGALVLVRLVAHCFTWATVPIPAPTAAQLAVCAVAAAAAALAARPRRWLGAAAVSLVALELLVRARGAPIGVLRATYIDVGQGDAALVDLPDGSALLIDGGGLVGSPIDVGERAVGALLEARRRRRLAAVILSHPHPDHFLGLTAALAHATPETFWDTGQGEDEGTGGAYAELLRELRARGVPVLGPRALCGVRRLGGAVVEVLAPCPSLAPDRGANDNSFVVRIRYGERALLFAGDAEHTEEEELVRGGVDLRADVLKVGHHGSRTSSTPAFLARVAPEVAIVSCGVRNRFGHPHGEALTNLDAARIRVLRTDQEGSVVVTTDGRSLDVRAQFRSTTPMNGRLR; translated from the coding sequence GTGAAGGACGCCGTGCTCTGGCTCGGGCTCGCGCTGTGTGGAGGGGCGCTCGGCCTGGTCGCGCCGCTCGAGACGGCGTGCGCGGCGCTCGCGATCGCGATCCTGCTGCGGCGACGGAGGTGGCTCGTCGCGCTCGCCGCCGTCGCGCTCGCGATCGGCTACGGCCGCGCGGCGCTCACGCTACGCCGCTTCGAAGCCGCGCGCGCCGACGTCGTCGCGGAGGGCGGCTGGCCGACGCGCTGCACCTTCGCAGGCCACGTCGCGCGCTCCCCCGCCCTCATCGGCGGCGGCTACCGCATCATCGTCGACGCCGACCGCCTCGACTGCCACGGCGAGAAGCGCCCCGCCGCCAGCGCCCCCGAGCGCCCCGCCCGCCGGCTCGCGCCTCACGACGCTGGCGCGACGGGAGACGGTGCCGAACTCCAGCTCGCGCCTCACGACGCCGCCGCGGCGGGCGACGGTGCCGGGCGACGCGATACGCGGCTTGCGCTTCATGTCGATGCGGACGCGATGGTCGTGCCTGGACGTGGCGATCGGGTCGAGGGGATCGCGTCGCTTGCGCCGCCGTATCGGTTCTGGAACGACGGGGTCGGCGATCCGCGGCCTGCGTCGGCGCGGCGGGGTGTGTTGCTCTCCGGCGGCGCGGAGGACCTCGTCGTCGCGACGCGAGGCTTCGGCGCCGGCGCGCTGGTCGATCGCGCCCGCGTGCGGCTTCGCGCACGCATCGTCGCGACGTTCCCCGCCGACACCGCGCCGATGGCGCGCGCGCTCGTGCTCGGGGAGGACGACCTCGCCGACGTCGACGCGCGCGCGTTTCGCCGGAGCGGGCTCGCGCATCTGCTCGCGGTGTCGGGGATGCACCTCGTGCTCGTCGTCATGGGGTTCGTCGCGTTGCTGCGCGCGGCGCTCTTGCGCGTGCCGGCGATCGCGGAGCGCGGCGACGTCATGCGCGTCGCCGCGGCGGTGGGGATCCCCTGCGCCTGGCTCTACGCCGACCTCGCCGGCGGCAGCGGCTCCGCCATCCGCGCCGCGTGGATGTGCACCGTCGTGCTCCTCGCGCGCGCGCTCGGCCGGCGCACCGAGCCATGGCGCGCGCTCGGCCTCTCCCTCGTCGCGATGAGCATCGCCGATCCCCTCGCCGCCTTCGACGTCTCGTTCGTCCTCTCCGCCCTCGCCACCGGAGGCCTCCTCGCCCTCGCACGCCCGATCGAAGCGTGTATTGCTCAACGTCGGGGGCTTTGCCCCCGACACCCCCACCCCAGACACGGCCCTCGCGCGGAGCGCGAGGGTCGCTTCGCGACCGCTTTCGCGGCCGCTTCTGGGGCCCGGCTTGGGGAGGGAACCGGGGATGGGGGCGCCAGGGGCGGCGACACATGGGGCGACACATGGGGCGGCGACGCACGGGGCGACACATGGGGCGGCGACGCACGGAGCGGCGACGCACGGAGCGGCGACGCACGGGGCGACACATGGGGCGGCGACGCACGGAGCGGCGACGCACGGGGCGACACATGGGGCGGCGATGCGTCGGAGCGTGGGGCGTGGGGGGCGCGCGTTCTTGGGCGCGTTCTTGGGATCGTCGCGAAGCCGTTGGCGGCGACGGTGGGGGCGACCGTTGCGTGTGCGCCGGTGCTTGCGACGATTGCGCCGGAGTTGGCGCTTGGGGGGCTCGTCGCGAACCTCGTCGCGGTGCCGATCGGGGAGGCCGCGGCGCTGCCGCTCTGCCTCCTCCATGCGCTGCTCGGTGGCTGGGCGGACGCGGAGCGTGGATGCGCGCTCGCGGCGTCCGGCGCGCTCGTGCTCGTCCGTCTCGTCGCGCATTGCTTCACGTGGGCCACGGTCCCGATCCCCGCCCCGACCGCAGCGCAGCTCGCGGTGTGCGCCGTCGCCGCCGCCGCCGCCGCGCTCGCCGCTCGCCCGCGGCGCTGGCTCGGCGCCGCCGCCGTCTCCCTCGTCGCGCTCGAGCTGCTCGTCCGCGCGCGCGGCGCGCCGATCGGCGTATTGCGTGCAACTTACATCGACGTGGGGCAGGGCGACGCCGCGCTCGTCGACCTGCCCGACGGCTCCGCGCTGCTCATCGACGGCGGCGGCTTGGTGGGGAGCCCGATCGACGTGGGCGAGCGCGCGGTCGGGGCGCTCCTCGAAGCGCGGCGGCGGCGACGGCTCGCGGCCGTGATCCTCTCCCATCCCCATCCCGACCACTTCCTCGGCCTCACCGCCGCCCTCGCGCACGCGACGCCGGAGACGTTCTGGGACACGGGGCAGGGCGAGGACGAAGGGACCGGCGGCGCGTACGCCGAGCTGCTCCGCGAGCTCCGCGCGCGCGGCGTGCCCGTGCTCGGACCACGCGCGCTCTGCGGCGTGCGGCGGCTCGGCGGAGCGGTCGTCGAGGTGCTCGCGCCGTGCCCGTCCCTGGCGCCGGACCGCGGCGCGAACGACAACTCGTTCGTCGTGCGCATCCGCTACGGCGAGCGGGCGCTGCTCTTCGCCGGCGACGCGGAGCACACGGAAGAAGAGGAGCTCGTCCGCGGCGGCGTCGATCTCCGCGCCGACGTGCTGAAGGTCGGGCATCACGGCTCGCGCACGTCGTCGACGCCCGCGTTCCTCGCCCGCGTCGCGCCGGAGGTCGCGATCGTGTCGTGCGGCGTGCGGAACCGCTTCGGCCACCCCCACGGAGAGGCCCTCACGAACCTCGACGCCGCGCGGATACGTGTATTACGCACGGACCAGGAAGGCTCCGTCGTCGTGACGACCGACGGGCGCTCGCTCGACGTGCGCGCTCAGTTCCGCTCGACGACGCCGATGAACGGGAGGTTGCGATAG
- a CDS encoding TRL-like family protein, with protein MPTQAPVQGLIYTGVEGHQSATSNPVGGKRGEACAFSILGIIAIGDASAATAAKNGGITKIGLVDSDMMGILGIYGSHCTVVHGE; from the coding sequence ATGCCCACCCAGGCGCCGGTGCAAGGGCTCATCTACACCGGTGTCGAGGGACATCAGTCGGCGACGTCGAATCCCGTCGGCGGAAAGCGCGGCGAGGCCTGCGCGTTCTCCATCCTCGGGATCATCGCGATCGGCGACGCCAGCGCGGCGACGGCCGCGAAGAACGGCGGCATCACGAAGATCGGCCTCGTCGACAGCGACATGATGGGGATCCTCGGCATCTACGGCAGCCACTGCACGGTCGTCCACGGCGAGTAA
- a CDS encoding ATP-binding protein, with the protein MSAATLLFPPRPRGLKGRATELTVLARTIEQTKPARLALVGAGGSGKSMLAAALAYRLPMPRDWFRIGAWDYRTLLEMLALRWGTTRDRRAIEGALRRFLAREERLVVLDNHEDDAATARLLDTLAGTKATFLVTARRCLLAGVLIFPVTAPLVTAGKTAFPRVAALTRTLRWNPLALDIADAIVGSRAVSVAALARFLDAQGIGRVRVIDHEDDLPEVSLLVDWAWERLPAASRRVLAVLAHAFGDHVDARSLATLADCDEDAIAPLERWHLVQESMPRRFALHAVVRYALQKRTTADAARTFVYYMDLLENEPERIDAEQTHLFAAMDHAHRTSDMHGMLRVERLLSRLEAGPSRGR; encoded by the coding sequence TTGAGCGCCGCTACCCTCCTCTTCCCGCCGCGTCCGCGCGGATTGAAAGGGCGCGCGACCGAGCTCACCGTCCTCGCGCGCACGATCGAGCAGACGAAGCCCGCGCGCCTCGCGCTCGTCGGCGCGGGCGGGAGCGGCAAGTCCATGCTCGCCGCCGCGCTCGCGTACCGGCTCCCGATGCCGCGCGACTGGTTCCGCATCGGCGCGTGGGACTACCGCACGCTCCTCGAGATGCTCGCGCTGCGCTGGGGCACGACGCGCGACCGCCGCGCGATCGAAGGCGCGCTCCGGCGCTTCCTCGCGCGTGAAGAGCGGCTCGTCGTGCTCGACAACCACGAGGACGACGCCGCGACCGCGCGCCTGCTCGACACCCTCGCCGGGACGAAGGCGACGTTCCTCGTCACCGCGCGCCGCTGCCTCCTCGCCGGCGTCCTCATTTTCCCCGTCACCGCGCCGCTCGTCACCGCGGGCAAGACCGCGTTCCCTCGCGTCGCCGCGCTCACGCGCACGTTGCGCTGGAACCCGCTCGCGCTCGACATCGCCGACGCGATCGTCGGCTCGCGCGCGGTGAGCGTCGCCGCGCTCGCGCGCTTCCTCGACGCGCAGGGCATCGGCCGCGTGCGCGTCATCGATCACGAGGACGACCTGCCCGAGGTCTCGCTCCTCGTCGACTGGGCGTGGGAGCGGCTGCCTGCTGCGAGCCGGCGCGTGCTCGCCGTCCTCGCGCACGCGTTCGGCGACCACGTCGACGCGCGCTCGCTCGCGACGCTCGCCGACTGCGACGAGGACGCGATCGCGCCGCTCGAGCGCTGGCACCTCGTGCAGGAGTCGATGCCGCGCCGCTTCGCGCTCCACGCCGTCGTCCGCTACGCGCTGCAGAAGCGCACGACCGCCGACGCGGCGCGGACATTCGTGTATTACATGGATTTGCTGGAAAACGAGCCGGAGCGGATCGACGCCGAGCAGACGCACCTCTTCGCCGCGATGGACCACGCCCATCGCACGTCGGACATGCACGGCATGCTCCGCGTGGAGCGGCTCCTCTCGCGCTTGGAAGCGGGCCCCTCGCGCGGTCGATGA
- the hpt gene encoding hypoxanthine phosphoribosyltransferase, which translates to MSERIVTMLSDQEIAARVKELGATITKDYKDRSLVLVVVLKGSFLFAADLCRAIDMHNVRIDFLGVRSYGEGTESSGVVQITQDLSKPIADEDVLIVEDIVDTGLTIAHLMDLFRTRQPRSVKVCALLHKPARARVQVQIDYLGFTIEDKFVVGYGLDFAERYRNLPFIGVVERN; encoded by the coding sequence ATGAGCGAACGTATCGTCACGATGCTGTCCGACCAGGAGATCGCCGCGCGGGTGAAGGAGCTCGGCGCGACGATCACGAAGGACTACAAGGACCGGAGCCTCGTCCTCGTGGTCGTCCTGAAGGGCAGCTTCCTCTTCGCCGCCGACCTCTGCCGCGCGATCGACATGCACAACGTGCGGATCGATTTCCTCGGCGTCCGGTCCTACGGCGAGGGCACGGAGTCGAGCGGCGTCGTGCAGATCACGCAGGACCTCTCGAAGCCGATCGCGGACGAGGACGTCCTCATCGTCGAGGACATCGTCGACACGGGCCTCACGATCGCGCACCTGATGGACCTGTTCCGCACGCGCCAGCCGCGGAGCGTGAAGGTCTGCGCGCTCCTCCACAAGCCCGCGCGCGCGCGGGTGCAGGTCCAGATCGACTACCTGGGCTTCACGATCGAAGACAAGTTCGTCGTCGGCTACGGGCTCGACTTCGCGGAGCGCTATCGCAACCTCCCGTTCATCGGCGTCGTCGAGCGGAACTGA
- a CDS encoding tetratricopeptide repeat protein — protein sequence MIAANNASKRLAFLEKTTAEGSTDPLAWYGLAMEYRKLERWDEALQTFTQLRAMKPDYVAMYLMCGQMLEGIARADEARSWLEAGIEEAKKKGDSHALGELEAALDLLE from the coding sequence ATGATCGCTGCGAACAACGCGAGCAAACGCCTCGCCTTCCTCGAGAAGACCACCGCCGAGGGGTCGACCGATCCGCTCGCCTGGTACGGCCTCGCGATGGAGTACCGCAAGCTCGAACGCTGGGACGAGGCGCTCCAGACGTTCACCCAGCTCCGCGCGATGAAGCCCGACTACGTCGCGATGTACCTGATGTGCGGGCAGATGCTGGAGGGCATCGCGCGCGCGGACGAGGCGCGATCGTGGCTCGAGGCCGGGATCGAAGAGGCGAAGAAGAAGGGCGACAGCCACGCGCTCGGCGAGCTAGAGGCGGCGCTCGACCTGCTCGAGTGA
- a CDS encoding helix-turn-helix transcriptional regulator, with the protein MTIEQLAAESNTGSKGHLSNIERGLVRPNIHTLKQIADGLGVKALDLLTFPKRSVRERLVDMTRHISRSRLAEMVRDAARWLSHHAGS; encoded by the coding sequence ATGACGATCGAGCAGCTCGCGGCGGAGAGCAACACGGGCTCCAAGGGCCACCTCTCCAACATCGAGCGTGGCCTCGTTCGCCCGAACATCCACACACTGAAGCAGATCGCCGACGGGCTCGGCGTGAAGGCGCTCGATCTCTTGACCTTCCCGAAGCGGAGCGTGCGTGAACGGCTCGTCGACATGACGCGACACATCAGCCGGAGCCGCCTCGCGGAAATGGTGCGCGACGCTGCGCGCTGGCTGTCGCACCACGCCGGCTCGTGA
- a CDS encoding serine/threonine protein kinase, translating to MPHAASERLCPNTGLRLEPRRQTADPREARESRDASARAGAPPVVPPPAASKPRVADAPSPGREPTREQEELIGKTINGRYQIKGILGEGGMGTVYDAEHLGLSRQVAVKVLSPSQAKKRVAVKRFQQEARAAGGIGHPNICEVYDLGQLEDGSPFLVMERLGGQTLADRIGKEGGLPYGDVVEIMSQVLSGLVAAHEKGIIHRDIKPENIFLARRVGAQPIIKLLDFGVSKMLPEFQTSEDALDLTRTGMVMGTPYYMSPEQARGERNLDGRVDVYACGVVLYEAIAGKRPFLAPNYNALLLAIINNSPRPLRDYRPNIPPELEIIIARAMAKSRADRYESAKAFLRDLSPVPAAEPSASRLPPPPTPEERRRAPVLGGQASAPRSRRETGPIFEPPRSRRVPEPPPSRPAAPSRPHSDSIDIPIVVDEEDNTEIYQPRHAPPPAPSRPRTTPRWTEPQTHLTAPTAPSAPTAPTAPTAPARSSRPRDRDREPPPPPIVETSGPYFDEMPTTIPDRPASSRRQEPPFNPEETVQAGKGVLPELDRRRRR from the coding sequence ATGCCGCATGCAGCGTCGGAGCGGTTGTGCCCGAACACCGGGCTCCGCCTCGAGCCGCGCCGGCAGACCGCCGATCCGCGTGAAGCGCGCGAGTCGCGGGACGCCTCCGCCCGCGCCGGCGCCCCTCCCGTCGTGCCCCCGCCCGCCGCGTCGAAGCCCCGCGTCGCCGACGCCCCGTCTCCCGGCCGCGAGCCCACCCGCGAGCAAGAAGAGCTGATCGGCAAGACGATCAACGGTCGCTACCAGATCAAGGGCATCCTCGGCGAAGGCGGGATGGGCACCGTCTACGACGCCGAGCACCTCGGCCTCAGCCGGCAGGTCGCGGTGAAGGTGCTGAGCCCGTCGCAGGCGAAGAAGCGCGTCGCGGTGAAGCGCTTCCAACAGGAGGCGCGCGCGGCGGGCGGCATCGGTCACCCCAACATCTGCGAGGTCTACGACCTCGGCCAGCTCGAGGACGGCAGCCCCTTCCTCGTGATGGAGCGCCTCGGCGGGCAGACCCTCGCCGATCGCATCGGCAAGGAAGGCGGGCTTCCGTACGGCGACGTCGTCGAGATCATGTCGCAGGTGCTCTCCGGCCTCGTCGCCGCGCACGAGAAGGGCATCATCCATCGCGACATCAAGCCCGAGAACATCTTCCTCGCGCGGCGCGTGGGGGCGCAGCCGATCATCAAGCTGCTCGACTTCGGCGTCTCGAAGATGCTGCCCGAGTTCCAGACGAGCGAGGACGCGCTCGACCTCACGCGCACCGGCATGGTGATGGGCACGCCCTATTACATGTCGCCCGAGCAAGCGCGCGGCGAGCGCAACCTCGACGGCCGCGTCGACGTCTACGCGTGCGGCGTCGTCCTCTACGAGGCGATCGCCGGCAAGCGGCCCTTCCTCGCGCCGAACTACAACGCGCTCCTCCTCGCGATCATCAACAACTCACCGCGCCCGCTGCGCGACTACCGGCCGAACATCCCGCCCGAGCTCGAGATCATCATCGCGCGCGCGATGGCGAAGAGCCGCGCCGATCGCTACGAGTCGGCGAAGGCGTTCCTGCGCGACCTCTCGCCGGTGCCGGCCGCGGAGCCGAGCGCGAGCCGCCTCCCGCCGCCGCCCACCCCGGAAGAGCGCCGTCGCGCGCCCGTCCTCGGCGGCCAGGCGAGCGCGCCGCGGTCCCGCCGCGAGACGGGCCCGATCTTCGAGCCGCCCCGATCTCGGCGCGTCCCCGAGCCGCCGCCCTCGCGTCCCGCCGCGCCGTCGCGCCCGCACAGCGACTCGATCGACATCCCGATCGTCGTCGACGAGGAGGACAACACCGAGATCTATCAGCCGCGCCACGCGCCGCCGCCCGCGCCTTCGCGCCCGCGCACGACCCCGCGCTGGACCGAGCCGCAGACGCACCTCACCGCGCCGACCGCGCCGTCCGCGCCCACCGCGCCCACCGCGCCGACCGCCCCCGCGCGTTCGAGCCGCCCGCGCGATCGCGACCGCGAGCCGCCGCCGCCGCCGATCGTCGAGACGAGCGGCCCCTACTTCGACGAGATGCCGACCACGATCCCGGACCGCCCCGCGTCGTCGCGGCGGCAGGAGCCGCCGTTCAACCCGGAGGAGACGGTCCAGGCGGGCAAAGGCGTGCTGCCCGAGCTCGATCGCCGCCGCCGCCGCTGA
- a CDS encoding VOC family protein: MVTLFVRDAKVAVRFYVETLGMKLVAERDGAATLDAGDGFLVELQNGALAKTRSEDGTPSPRGEAPVPLVTFYPKVPLAEAIAIYENRGVVFDEDGRFADADGNALCLRAR, encoded by the coding sequence ATGGTCACGCTGTTCGTGCGTGACGCGAAGGTCGCCGTCCGCTTCTACGTCGAGACGCTCGGCATGAAGCTCGTCGCCGAGCGCGACGGCGCGGCGACGCTCGACGCCGGCGACGGCTTCCTCGTCGAGCTCCAGAACGGCGCGCTGGCCAAGACGCGCTCCGAAGACGGAACACCATCTCCCCGCGGCGAAGCGCCGGTGCCGCTCGTCACCTTCTACCCGAAGGTCCCGCTCGCGGAGGCGATCGCGATCTACGAGAACCGCGGCGTCGTCTTCGACGAGGACGGCCGCTTCGCGGACGCCGACGGCAACGCGCTCTGCCTGCGAGCGCGTTGA
- a CDS encoding AgmX/PglI C-terminal domain-containing protein, with product MRSCVLMLLAIGCGAGASTNEAMEPATPLAADLPELEIRAEGVDRFMTCPPPGELGQHWIPPIPPWSPPPVPADAGTRPVDPDVLARTRDRTMTEIAVEATYKDFRSCYRKGLIRHPTQDGRVAIVLRIDGAGNVAKVESYGACELAPESLTCMVDVARRLRLPPPATGSETVTVPATFTSRDGVRRTVPTANDAYTADAYVVLDSARAKLHACDESARRAGRAVEATGTFSMDVAVDGRVTKAHVDPWTGDQSLLQCAARVLEGLKFRPATGQNAGQTTKVIARLNFNPRQGSR from the coding sequence TTGCGTTCGTGCGTCCTCATGCTCCTCGCGATCGGCTGCGGCGCCGGCGCCTCGACCAACGAGGCGATGGAGCCCGCGACACCGCTCGCTGCCGATCTGCCCGAGCTCGAGATCCGAGCGGAGGGCGTCGATCGCTTCATGACCTGCCCGCCGCCGGGTGAGCTCGGCCAGCACTGGATCCCGCCCATCCCCCCGTGGTCCCCCCCGCCCGTCCCGGCCGACGCGGGCACGCGCCCCGTCGATCCCGACGTCCTGGCGCGGACGAGGGACCGCACGATGACGGAGATCGCGGTCGAGGCGACGTACAAGGACTTCCGCAGCTGCTACCGGAAAGGCCTCATTCGCCACCCGACGCAGGACGGCCGCGTCGCGATCGTCCTGCGCATCGACGGCGCCGGCAACGTCGCGAAGGTGGAGTCGTACGGCGCGTGCGAGCTCGCGCCCGAGTCGCTCACCTGCATGGTCGACGTCGCGCGGCGCCTCCGCCTCCCGCCTCCCGCGACCGGCTCCGAGACGGTGACGGTCCCGGCGACCTTCACCTCGCGCGACGGCGTGCGCCGCACGGTGCCGACCGCGAACGACGCGTACACCGCCGACGCGTACGTCGTGCTCGACTCCGCGCGCGCGAAGCTCCACGCCTGCGACGAGAGCGCGCGGCGCGCGGGCCGCGCCGTGGAAGCGACGGGGACGTTCTCGATGGACGTCGCGGTGGACGGACGCGTGACGAAGGCGCACGTCGATCCATGGACGGGAGACCAGTCGCTCCTCCAGTGCGCCGCGCGCGTGCTCGAAGGTCTGAAGTTCCGTCCCGCGACCGGTCAGAACGCAGGGCAGACGACGAAAGTGATCGCGAGACTCAATTTCAACCCTCGTCAAGGAAGTCGTTGA
- a CDS encoding response regulator — protein MQAVLEQRGAAVHTADSVALALELFEDVKPDVVISDIAMPEEDGFGLLKRIRALPASLGGAKPVIALSAYVAKSDRDRALAAGFARYLYKPVDFEELVNAITSSVV, from the coding sequence ATGCAAGCTGTTCTCGAGCAGCGTGGCGCCGCCGTCCATACGGCGGACTCGGTCGCGCTCGCGCTCGAGCTCTTCGAGGACGTGAAGCCCGACGTCGTCATCTCCGACATCGCGATGCCGGAGGAGGACGGCTTCGGGTTGCTGAAGCGCATCCGCGCGCTGCCGGCTTCGCTCGGCGGGGCGAAGCCCGTCATCGCGCTCTCGGCCTACGTCGCGAAGTCCGATCGCGACCGCGCGCTCGCGGCGGGGTTCGCGCGCTACCTCTACAAGCCCGTCGACTTCGAGGAGCTCGTCAACGCGATCACCTCGAGCGTGGTCTGA
- a CDS encoding replication-associated recombination protein A, whose product MRPARMDDYVGQAHVVGAGKLLASAIEKDRVPSLVLWGPPGVGKTTLGRVIAERTRSVFVMFSAVLGSIAELREIVAAAKERRDFKGERTIVFVDEIHRFNKAQQDAFLPHVEAGTITLIGATTENPSFAVNAALLSRCKVFRLESLREDDLVAILRRALGDAENGLGAQTLAVADETLRAIARLARGDARRALTVLESAAAFAAARGETALTVETLAASEEKAPLLYDKAGEEHYNVVSAFIKSMRGSDPDAAVYWMMRMLDAGDDPLFVLRRMLIFASEDVGNADPRALMVVTAADEAFRRMGMPEGMYPLTHAAIYLACTPKSNAVKNAWQRARALIEQHGALPVPRKLRNAVTKLMKQEGYGAGYKYAHDYDEGVVPGETYLPDELAGEGPLYEPTEHGEEARIRARLAALRKRD is encoded by the coding sequence ATGCGGCCCGCGCGGATGGACGACTACGTCGGCCAGGCGCACGTGGTCGGGGCGGGCAAGCTCCTCGCGAGCGCGATCGAGAAGGACCGCGTCCCGTCGCTCGTCCTCTGGGGGCCGCCCGGGGTCGGGAAGACGACGCTCGGCCGCGTGATCGCGGAGCGGACGAGGTCCGTGTTCGTCATGTTCTCGGCCGTGCTCGGCAGCATCGCGGAGCTCCGCGAGATCGTCGCCGCGGCGAAGGAGCGGCGCGACTTCAAGGGCGAGCGCACGATCGTCTTCGTCGACGAGATCCACCGCTTCAACAAAGCGCAGCAGGACGCGTTCCTCCCCCACGTCGAGGCGGGCACGATCACGCTCATCGGCGCGACGACGGAGAACCCCTCCTTCGCGGTGAACGCCGCGCTCCTGTCGCGGTGCAAGGTCTTCCGGTTGGAGTCGCTGCGCGAGGACGACCTCGTCGCGATCCTGCGGCGCGCGCTCGGCGACGCGGAGAACGGGCTCGGCGCGCAGACGCTCGCGGTCGCGGACGAGACGCTCCGCGCGATCGCGCGGCTCGCGCGCGGAGACGCCCGGCGTGCGCTCACCGTCCTCGAGTCGGCGGCGGCCTTCGCGGCCGCGCGTGGAGAGACCGCGCTGACGGTGGAGACGCTCGCCGCCTCGGAGGAGAAGGCGCCGCTCCTCTACGACAAGGCGGGCGAGGAGCACTACAACGTCGTCAGCGCGTTCATCAAGTCGATGCGCGGCTCCGATCCCGACGCCGCGGTGTACTGGATGATGCGGATGCTCGACGCCGGCGACGACCCGCTCTTCGTGCTCCGGCGGATGCTCATCTTCGCGAGCGAGGACGTCGGCAACGCCGATCCGCGCGCGCTCATGGTCGTGACCGCGGCGGACGAGGCGTTCCGGCGGATGGGCATGCCGGAGGGCATGTACCCGCTGACGCACGCCGCGATCTACCTCGCGTGCACGCCCAAATCGAACGCGGTGAAGAACGCGTGGCAGCGGGCGCGCGCGTTGATCGAGCAGCACGGCGCGCTGCCGGTCCCGCGGAAGCTCCGGAACGCGGTGACGAAGCTGATGAAACAAGAGGGCTACGGCGCCGGCTACAAGTACGCGCACGACTACGACGAAGGCGTCGTCCCCGGCGAGACGTACCTCCCTGACGAGCTCGCGGGAGAGGGCCCGCTCTACGAGCCGACCGAGCACGGCGAGGAAGCGCGCATCCGCGCCCGCCTCGCCGCGCTCCGCAAGCGCGACTGA